From Terriglobales bacterium, one genomic window encodes:
- a CDS encoding type II toxin-antitoxin system HicB family antitoxin has translation MKKYLVVIEKTDTGYSGYSPDLPGCVSTGATREEIEKNMEEAIEFHLDGLRQSGYPVPEPQSYSRYVEVPA, from the coding sequence ATGAAGAAATACCTCGTCGTGATCGAAAAAACGGACACGGGGTACTCTGGGTATTCGCCCGACCTGCCCGGTTGTGTTTCGACTGGTGCCACGCGCGAGGAAATAGAGAAGAACATGGAAGAAGCCATCGAATTTCATCTCGACGGACTTCGCCAAAGCGGCTACCCCGTTCCGGAACCACAAAGCTACTCCAGGTACGTCGAAGTTCCGGCCTGA